In Aristaeella hokkaidonensis, the following are encoded in one genomic region:
- a CDS encoding restriction endonuclease subunit S produces MIELRKLSDVADLTVGYVGTMGKEYSSQGVLFLRSLNIKPFGFDLNDIKYIPSDFHMKLNKSALKTNDVVIVRTGVPGTCAVIPPELDGSNCADLVIVRPHMEKIDPYYLCAFINSWGRSQVSNVKVGAIQKHFNVTSAEEMLIPMLNLNEQKKIASFLRNLNDKIYQNNGICADLEAMTKLLYDYWFVQFDFPDENGKPYKSSGGKMVWNNELKREIPEGWEVDKFDDLVDVAPKLKAIMAPDYQEKGEYPIIDQASNLITGYTDDKQYLFSNETGCVVFGDVTTHFKFINFPFAKGTDGTKIIRAKNERIPALLLYHLIKNCRLPNVGFARHYMFLREVKVLVPPKSLCLEYECKTRWLMEAWRLNIEENQQLVSLRDFLLPMLINGQVKVSVAE; encoded by the coding sequence TTGATTGAGTTGCGAAAGCTTTCTGATGTAGCTGACTTGACGGTAGGCTATGTCGGAACGATGGGGAAAGAGTATTCATCTCAAGGAGTTTTATTTCTTCGCTCTTTAAATATCAAACCTTTTGGATTTGATTTGAATGATATAAAATACATTCCGTCTGATTTTCATATGAAGTTGAATAAATCAGCGCTCAAAACAAATGATGTTGTAATTGTTAGAACAGGTGTTCCTGGTACTTGTGCTGTGATTCCTCCAGAATTGGATGGCAGTAATTGTGCTGATTTGGTAATCGTTAGGCCTCATATGGAGAAAATAGATCCTTATTACTTATGTGCGTTTATTAATTCTTGGGGTCGCTCACAGGTGTCAAATGTAAAAGTGGGCGCTATTCAAAAACATTTCAATGTAACGTCAGCGGAAGAAATGTTAATTCCAATGTTAAATCTAAATGAACAGAAAAAAATAGCGAGTTTTTTGCGGAACCTTAATGATAAGATTTATCAAAATAATGGTATTTGTGCTGATCTTGAAGCAATGACGAAGCTGCTTTATGACTACTGGTTTGTCCAGTTTGATTTTCCAGATGAGAACGGTAAACCCTATAAATCCTCCGGCGGGAAGATGGTGTGGAACAATGAACTGAAGCGGGAGATTCCGGAAGGGTGGGAAGTCGACAAGTTTGATGATTTGGTTGATGTTGCCCCGAAACTTAAGGCAATAATGGCACCTGATTATCAGGAAAAAGGTGAATACCCTATTATTGACCAAGCGAGCAACCTTATTACTGGGTATACGGATGATAAACAGTATCTATTTTCAAATGAAACAGGTTGTGTGGTTTTTGGTGACGTAACAACTCATTTTAAATTCATCAACTTTCCTTTTGCAAAAGGAACAGACGGAACCAAAATAATCAGAGCAAAAAACGAACGAATACCAGCACTGTTGCTATATCATTTGATTAAAAATTGTCGTCTTCCAAATGTTGGTTTTGCACGACATTACATGTTTCTAAGAGAAGTGAAAGTGTTGGTTCCACCAAAGTCTCTTTGCTTAGAATATGAGTGCAAAACACGATGGCTTATGGAGGCGTGGAGGTTGAATATCGAGGAAAATCAGCAACTCGTTTCTCTCCGTGATTTCCTGCTACCGATGCTGATAAATGGTCAGGTTAAAGTTTCTGTTGCTGAATGA
- a CDS encoding restriction endonuclease, with amino-acid sequence MSNIDEKWLWGIHTYDDNLFLNEGVIAIGWKEFGDISRFPADREAIKKEYALTYPNDPKGSIPTCAGMLYRFCFEVKDGDYVVYPSKIDRMINIGIVQGSYFYDSAEDVYPQKHNIKWIKKLPRTAFSQGALYEVGSALAFFTVKNYADEFIAALDNDFVKKNKSEKIDPTVGATAEEIIQSTRDFILKELSSKLKGYDLEDFIADLLNAMGYRTSVSQHGGDSGIDIIAYKDELPPRIAVQVKSQDSDIKETTIQSLKGAMMPGDYGLFVTLSNYTKNAQVFLKANPIIRGINGVELVDLILKYYDQLSEKYQKIIPLKKVYIPVSSNND; translated from the coding sequence ATGAGTAATATAGATGAGAAATGGCTTTGGGGAATTCATACTTACGATGACAATTTGTTTTTGAACGAAGGCGTTATTGCGATAGGTTGGAAGGAATTCGGAGATATTTCGCGCTTTCCTGCGGATCGTGAGGCGATCAAGAAGGAATATGCTTTGACTTATCCTAATGATCCTAAGGGTAGCATTCCGACTTGCGCTGGAATGCTTTATCGATTTTGTTTTGAAGTGAAGGATGGAGACTATGTAGTCTATCCTTCTAAGATTGACCGGATGATCAATATCGGGATTGTTCAAGGCTCATATTTTTACGATTCGGCAGAAGACGTGTATCCTCAAAAGCATAATATTAAGTGGATCAAAAAGTTGCCTCGTACTGCGTTTTCACAAGGTGCTTTATATGAGGTAGGTTCCGCATTAGCTTTCTTTACTGTGAAGAATTATGCAGATGAATTTATTGCAGCATTAGATAATGATTTTGTGAAAAAGAACAAATCTGAAAAAATAGATCCAACTGTAGGTGCAACGGCAGAGGAGATTATTCAGAGCACAAGGGATTTTATTCTTAAAGAGTTGAGCAGCAAATTAAAAGGGTATGATTTGGAAGATTTCATAGCAGATTTATTGAATGCAATGGGATATAGGACAAGTGTATCTCAGCATGGTGGAGATAGCGGAATTGATATTATTGCATATAAAGATGAATTGCCACCTCGTATTGCTGTACAGGTAAAAAGCCAAGATAGTGATATAAAGGAAACCACGATTCAATCTCTGAAAGGCGCAATGATGCCCGGAGATTATGGCTTGTTTGTTACGCTGTCGAATTATACAAAAAATGCCCAGGTGTTTTTAAAAGCGAATCCGATAATTCGTGGAATCAATGGCGTCGAATTGGTAGATCTTATTTTGAAGTATTACGATCAGCTCAGTGAAAAGTATCAGAAGATCATTCCGTTGAAGAAGGTATATATTCCGGTTTCAAGTAATAATGATTGA
- a CDS encoding HsdM family class I SAM-dependent methyltransferase codes for MDIKQQTMDLIDNLKAICHNYGLGNDGNEYKVIVQVFLYKFLNDKFGYELKKISPVIASAKKWDEAYTAMPEDERMDLLDSLSPDVLRLNPEHLISFLWNQQQKGDFDVIFDSTMVDIADKNISIFSTQTANNTKIPLFEKLTNYVTDDSQRAQFARALVDKLAKFSFEDAFGESYDFFATVFEYLIKDYNTNGGGVYAEYYTPHFIAVIMAKLLVGKDTDLHNIECYDPAAGTGTLLMAIGHQVGEDKCTIFAQDRSQKSNKMLKLNLILNGLVSSLDHAIQGDTLTNPYHMSDDGTNLRQFDYVVCNPPFKLDFSETRESLAAMGTRFWAGVPSVPGKKKESMAIYTCFVQHFINSIKSTGKGAIVVPTGFLTAKNGIEKKIREYLVEKKMLMGVVSMPSNIFANTGTNVSVVFVDKANKYDDVVLMDASKLGEIVKEGKNQKTVLRQEEIDQIIETFINREMKDDFSVLVSYDALKEKGCSFSAGQYFEVKIEYVDITEEEFIKQMDGYMTSLSERFREGAELEKRILEQMGGLKF; via the coding sequence ATGGATATTAAACAGCAAACGATGGATCTGATCGATAATCTGAAAGCGATTTGTCATAATTATGGTCTTGGTAATGATGGCAATGAATATAAAGTTATTGTTCAGGTGTTTTTGTATAAATTTTTGAATGATAAATTTGGCTATGAGTTAAAAAAGATAAGCCCAGTGATTGCATCTGCGAAGAAGTGGGATGAGGCATATACAGCAATGCCTGAGGATGAAAGAATGGATCTACTGGATTCATTGTCTCCGGATGTGCTTCGCTTGAATCCAGAACATTTGATTTCTTTCCTCTGGAATCAACAGCAAAAAGGCGATTTTGATGTGATTTTTGATAGCACCATGGTGGACATAGCTGATAAAAACATTAGTATTTTTTCAACACAGACAGCCAACAACACAAAAATCCCGTTGTTTGAAAAATTAACAAATTATGTAACTGATGATTCTCAACGAGCACAATTTGCCAGAGCGTTGGTAGATAAGTTGGCAAAATTCTCTTTTGAGGATGCATTTGGTGAAAGCTATGATTTCTTTGCAACAGTTTTTGAATATTTGATTAAGGATTACAATACCAATGGTGGTGGTGTATATGCAGAGTATTACACACCTCATTTTATTGCTGTCATCATGGCTAAACTACTGGTGGGTAAGGATACTGATTTGCATAATATCGAGTGCTACGACCCGGCAGCTGGTACTGGTACGTTATTGATGGCAATTGGTCATCAGGTGGGTGAAGATAAGTGTACGATTTTTGCACAAGATCGTTCACAAAAGAGCAATAAGATGCTTAAGTTGAATCTGATCCTAAATGGATTGGTGTCGTCATTGGACCATGCGATTCAAGGGGATACATTGACGAATCCATATCATATGAGTGATGATGGAACAAACTTACGTCAATTCGATTACGTTGTTTGCAATCCGCCGTTTAAGCTTGATTTTTCTGAAACACGGGAGAGCTTGGCAGCTATGGGGACTCGGTTTTGGGCAGGAGTGCCTTCTGTTCCAGGTAAGAAGAAAGAAAGCATGGCTATATATACCTGCTTTGTACAACATTTTATCAATTCCATTAAAAGCACGGGAAAAGGTGCAATTGTGGTACCGACAGGATTCTTGACCGCGAAGAATGGTATCGAGAAAAAAATCAGGGAGTATTTGGTGGAGAAGAAAATGCTGATGGGTGTGGTTTCCATGCCTAGCAATATTTTTGCTAACACTGGAACGAATGTGTCAGTAGTTTTTGTTGATAAAGCAAACAAGTATGATGATGTTGTTCTGATGGATGCATCTAAATTGGGCGAGATAGTGAAAGAAGGAAAGAATCAGAAAACGGTATTGCGGCAGGAAGAGATTGATCAGATCATTGAGACGTTTATCAATCGGGAAATGAAAGATGACTTCTCTGTGTTGGTATCTTATGATGCGTTAAAAGAGAAGGGATGTTCCTTCTCTGCTGGTCAGTACTTTGAAGTGAAGATTGAGTATGTGGATATAACGGAAGAAGAGTTCATAAAGCAGATGGATGGGTATATGACCTCGCTGTCTGAGAGGTTCCGCGAAGGCGCGGAGCTGGAAAAGAGGATCCTGGAACAGATGGGAGGGCTGAAGTTTTGA
- a CDS encoding helix-turn-helix domain-containing protein, translated as MDIIRVFGSNVRYYREQKGLSQEKLAEMSGLHRTYISDLERFQRSISLSNVQKIADALEVETHVLFIEK; from the coding sequence ATGGATATCATTCGTGTTTTTGGTAGTAATGTCAGATATTACAGAGAACAAAAGGGCTTATCTCAGGAGAAACTGGCAGAGATGAGTGGCCTCCACAGGACTTATATAAGTGATCTTGAACGTTTTCAACGAAGCATATCTTTATCCAATGTTCAGAAAATAGCAGATGCGTTGGAAGTGGAGACGCATGTTTTATTTATTGAAAAGTGA
- a CDS encoding HNH endonuclease domain-containing protein translates to MADGVEVFKEQFPSLESYWRSIILFGRNVASYKFALAKSLLEIAQTGKTSISLRELAEPYSRHLREHVARAPKQATSQSSRFIQACKDFNDGSISYDTMIDTTVSLGFNNVIDAFHVVGQKEIPISFYEKDYQSGYKRIILTDEVYKLLETPYPENFTEEAESRWNLVETAWELGVSRNLLNVKYDEQSQLFFVDPSFRRKDVTSARSALNGYQKGKCFYCFDDITVSDDSDNTCDVDHFFPHTLQQFMPDINLDGVWNLVLACPDCNRGLMGKFALVPATRYLERLHRRNEFLISSHHPLRETIIQQTGNTETERAAFLRMVDQRAIDYLVHRWATPEKALATF, encoded by the coding sequence ATGGCTGATGGTGTAGAAGTATTCAAAGAGCAATTTCCTTCTCTGGAATCATATTGGAGATCCATTATCCTCTTCGGGAGGAATGTCGCGTCATATAAATTTGCCCTTGCAAAATCATTGCTTGAGATTGCACAGACAGGGAAGACGAGTATTTCGTTACGGGAATTGGCGGAGCCGTATTCTCGTCATTTGCGGGAACATGTGGCAAGAGCACCAAAACAAGCAACTAGTCAATCAAGTCGTTTTATTCAGGCATGTAAAGATTTTAATGATGGCAGCATTTCTTATGATACGATGATTGATACAACGGTTTCTCTTGGATTCAACAATGTGATAGATGCCTTTCATGTAGTTGGGCAGAAGGAGATCCCTATTTCTTTTTATGAGAAGGATTATCAATCTGGATACAAACGTATTATTCTGACGGACGAAGTATATAAACTGCTTGAAACGCCTTATCCGGAGAATTTCACAGAAGAAGCGGAGTCTCGTTGGAATCTGGTGGAAACGGCCTGGGAACTGGGTGTATCTAGGAATCTGTTGAATGTGAAGTATGATGAACAATCCCAATTGTTTTTTGTTGATCCAAGTTTCAGACGGAAAGATGTGACATCTGCCAGGTCTGCTCTGAATGGATATCAGAAAGGGAAATGCTTCTATTGCTTTGATGATATAACGGTTTCAGATGACAGTGATAATACTTGTGATGTGGATCATTTCTTCCCGCATACATTGCAGCAATTTATGCCGGATATTAATCTTGACGGTGTATGGAATTTGGTGCTGGCTTGTCCAGATTGTAACAGGGGATTAATGGGAAAATTCGCATTAGTACCTGCCACGCGATATCTGGAGCGGCTTCATAGACGAAATGAGTTCTTGATAAGCAGTCACCATCCACTTCGAGAAACGATTATACAACAAACAGGGAATACTGAAACTGAACGGGCAGCTTTTCTAAGAATGGTGGATCAGAGAGCAATAGATTATCTTGTTCATCGATGGGCAACTCCAGAGAAGGCTCTGGCGACTTTTTAA
- a CDS encoding nucleoside triphosphate pyrophosphohydrolase, with product MKKIIYNKLVRDKIPEIIEQTGKSCTYSILSEEEYLNMLDAKLNEELAEYQEDKSMEELADLLEVMKAVALARGSSLEEVEEIRRAKANKRGGFEKKILLEEVIES from the coding sequence ATGAAAAAGATCATATACAATAAGCTAGTAAGAGATAAGATTCCAGAGATTATTGAACAGACAGGTAAATCATGTACATATTCCATACTCTCCGAAGAAGAGTATCTGAATATGCTGGATGCCAAGTTAAATGAGGAATTAGCAGAATATCAGGAAGACAAATCCATGGAGGAGCTTGCTGATCTACTGGAAGTTATGAAAGCTGTAGCACTTGCACGAGGAAGTTCACTTGAAGAAGTCGAAGAAATACGACGTGCTAAAGCAAATAAGCGCGGTGGCTTTGAAAAGAAAATACTCCTTGAGGAAGTTATCGAATCTTAA